In Mauremys reevesii isolate NIE-2019 linkage group 8, ASM1616193v1, whole genome shotgun sequence, a single genomic region encodes these proteins:
- the RO60 gene encoding 60 kDa SS-A/Ro ribonucleoprotein yields the protein MDEDANQMQPLNEKQVPNSEGGYVWQVTDMNRLHRFLCFGSEGGTYYINEQKLGFENAEVLIRLIEDGKGCDVVQEIKTFSLEGRAAKQEPMLFALAICSQCSDAKTKQAAFKAVSEVCRIPTHLFTFIQFKKDLKEGMKCGMWGRALRKAVADWYNGKNGLAVALAVTKYKQRNGWSHKDLLRLSHLKPASEGLAVVTKYITKGWKEVQEAYKDKEFSSETEKLLKYLEAVEKVKRTKDELEVIHLIEEYKLVREHLQTNHLKSKEVWKALLQEMPITAMLRNLGKMTANSVLEPGSPEVAIVCERLRNEKLLKKARIHPFHVLVALKTYKTGHGNRGKLRWLPDKDILEALDVSFYKTFKTVEPTGKRFLLAVDVSGSMTQRVLGSVLSASTVAAAMCMVVARTEKDSNIVAFSDEIVPCPVTKDMTLPQVLLKMSEIPMGETDCSLPMIWAQKTHTAADVFIVFTDNETFAGAIHPAVALKEYREKMGIPSKLIVCGMVSNGFTIADPDDRGMLDICGFDAGALDVIRNFTLDLI from the exons ATGGATGAAGACGCAAACCAAATGCAGCCCTTGAATGAGAAGCAGGTGCCGAACTCTGAAGGTGGATATGTATGGCAGGTCACCGATATGAATCGACTCCACCGTTTCTTATGTTTTGGTTCAGAAGGTGGTACATACTACATCAATGAGCAGAAACTTGGCTTTGAAAATGCTGAAGTTTTAATAAGACTGATTGAAGATGGTAAAGGTTGTGATGTGGTACAGGAAATAAAGACATTCAGCCTGGAAGGAAGGGCAGCAAAACAGGAGCCCATGCTTTTTGCTCTTGCAATTTGTTCACAGTGCTCtgatgcaaaaacaaaacaagcagcaTTTAAGGCTGTTTCTGAAGTCTGCCGCATACCAACTCATCTGTTTACTTTCATCCAGTTTAAAAAGGATCTGAAGGAGGGCATGAAGTGTGGCATGTGGGGCCGTGCCCTTAGAAAAGCTGTTGCAGACTGGTACAATGGAAAGAATGGCCTGGCGGTTGCTTTAGCAgttacaaaatataaacaaagAAATGGTTGGTCTCATAAAGATCTGCTGAGGTTGTCTCACCTAAAACCTGCCAGTGAAG GACTCGCTGTAGTTACTAAGTATATCACTAAGGGGTGGAAGGAAGTCCAAGAGGCATATAAAGACAAGGAATTTTCTTCTGAAACTGAAAAATTGTTAAAATATCTGGaggctgtggagaaagtgaaacgTACGAAAGATGAATTGGAAGTTATTCATTTGATAGAAGAGTATAAGCTAGTTAGGGAGCATCTCCAGACAAACCATTTGAAATCTAAAGAG GTGTGGAAGGCATTGTTGCAGGAGATGCCCATTACAGCAATGTTGAGGAATCTAGGAAAGATGACTGCAAATTCAGTACTTGAACCAGGAAGCCCAGAAGTAGCAATAGTGTGTGAAAGACTGAGAAATGAGAAACTGTTAAAAAAG GCTCGAATACATCCATTCCATGTTTTGGTTGCATTAAAAACCTACAAAACAGGACATGGAAACCGGGGAAAACTTCGGTGGCTTCCTGATAAAGACATTTTAGAAGCTCTTGATGTCTCTTTTTACAAAACATTCAAG ACAGTGGAACCAACAGGAAAGCGTTTCTTGCTTGCAGTTGATGTCAGTGGTTCCATGACACAAAGAGTTTTGGGCAGTGTGCTCAGTGCTAGTACAGTTGCTGCAGCAATGTGTATG GTTGTTGCACGCACAGAGAAAGATTCCAATATTGTTGCCTTTTCAGATGAAATAGTCCCCTGTCCAGTGACGAAAGACATGACATTACCTCAAGTATTACTGAAAATGTCTGAA ATTCCAATGGGTGAAACTGATTGTTCTCTTCCAATGATATGGGCtcaaaaaacacacacagctgCTGATGTCTTTATTGTGTTCACTGATAATGAGACCTTTGCTGGAGCTATTCATCCTGCAGTTGCTCTGAAGGAATACAGGGAG AAAATGGGTATTCCATCTAAACTGATCGTTTGTGGAATGGTATCAAATGGCTTTACCATAGCAGACCCAGACGATAGAGGCATGTTGGATATATGTGGCTTTGATGCAGGAGCTCTAGATGTCATTCGCAACTTCACTTTGGATTTGATTTAA